One genomic region from Oceanispirochaeta sp. encodes:
- a CDS encoding DRTGG domain-containing protein, whose protein sequence is MKIDEIKRRTEAELICGEIDSREIKSAFSSDLMSDVLTNEADNAILITGLANVQAIRTAEMADISCIIFVRGKEIPQNMIRLAEESHILLMKTKHTMFWVCGVLYQAGIAPVY, encoded by the coding sequence ATGAAAATAGACGAAATAAAGAGACGGACCGAAGCAGAACTGATTTGTGGTGAAATCGATTCACGTGAAATCAAGAGTGCCTTTAGTTCAGACCTCATGAGTGATGTATTAACCAACGAGGCCGATAACGCCATACTCATAACCGGTCTAGCTAATGTGCAAGCTATAAGAACAGCAGAAATGGCAGATATCAGCTGTATCATCTTTGTCCGGGGTAAAGAAATCCCACAGAATATGATCCGACTTGCAGAAGAAAGCCATATCCTGCTGATGAAGACAAAACATACCATGTTTTGGGTTTGCGGTGTGCTCTATCAGGCTGGCATAGCTCCTGTTTATTGA